The window ATGAAGTTGGTTATCTTTACATTACAAAACATGTCAGTCAACAATTAAAAGCACATTATTCACCTGTCAGTCAACAATTAAAAGCATATTAACCAATTTGTATCTTTTTGTTTCAGTGAAACTTTGCCTGAGGTGGAACAGATGTTACGAAAAAAAATCAGAACAGTTCTCGAGTGTGACGTCACCAGCAGGAACCCGCTGTCTCCCGTCATCCATCCCCAGGCTGACTGTCTGCTCCTCGTGCACTGTTTGGAGCACTTTGTCACCAACAAGAAGTCCTACTGCGAAGCTCTGAAAAATGTGTCCTCCCTCGTAAAGCCCGGAGGACACCTGCTAATGATTACAAAATTCTGTGCAActttttttatgtgcggagacttcAGGTTTCCCATTTTCTGCTTGGAGGAGGGTTTTCTGAAGGATGCTCTCAAGGGGGCTGGGTATGTCATTGAGGAAGATCATATTTATCCTCGGAAAACACAAAGTTTGTTTGATGTAGCAGATTTTCAATATTTTGCCGTTTTAAAAGCACGGAAAGTAAGAGAAATTTAAACTTCCAGTAGCTAAAGAATAAACTGCCAGGAAGCAAACTGATGAAAATGTAAGCTCCGATGAGCATCAAATTACTTTCATTCCCATTTTCTCATAATGTATTTTCATTACATTCATAATGATTTCTTCAATATTATAGTGAAATGTTGTTAAAATGTTGATTAACAATAGTGAATAAAATTGTAAGTGAGTAGTTGGTTGATAAATACAATCAATAAACAATGAAGTCTTCCTGACTCCTGGACATGACTTTCTTTTCAAGAACttctgattcctgttcttttgtttttACTTCTAAACCCCAAGGATCTGGACGCTCGTGCAGACCACTACAGTCAAAGCCCAGAGGCCTGACTGGACTAGTGCCTAGATCTCAGGGTAAATGTGTCAGTAGTTCAGAAATACACATTATTCATCTCTGAAAATAACATTTTAGTTTATTCTGCTTCAGTCAATGGTACATattgaaattatttattttcaaacaTAAGACTTTGAAGTTATTAGAAAGGAAGGAGTGTTCGGAGGATGATCTCAAGAGTCAGCCAATTGATAATTACATTTGAGTGCATTCTGCTTCTAGAGCAAACTCAGTCTAATCAAAGATTGCTGCTCCCAAAAGGTGATGGCCAGCCTATGTACTTCAGATCTTCTCATCATACATATTAGGAACAAAGTGACACCAATGGCCACACTGAGGGTGGGGCCACATCCTGCACTTAAAGCTCACTGGACACTGGTTGTACCCTGCAGGCTCTTTGTTCAGGGAGGAATAAGTGCTGGAAGTTCATGGGGGCTGGTCAAGGTGATGACCAGCCCGTGTACTTCAGATccttgggtagggatcctgcaggggtgtaaaggcatgattattgcatctgtgtgtgccatcgtgtgtgatgggtgagtgaccctgtaccccagtgcttgcattcttggcttggtccttgtgtgatatttggtttggggtctgtgtgggtatctgtagtggacatgctttggtgatgggtatccatgctttggtgttgcatgcagggcttggtattgggatgggtgggttgtgatagtggggcatatgtgaggtgttggactgatgggggtgagggtgagggtcggagtatgtgatggcatgcaggtagggttggggggataagatagtaaagatttgcctcaccagagtctagtcctcctgctactcctgcgaggccttcaggatgcagtattgccaagacctgctcctcccatgttgttagctgtgtgggaggaggtgggggtccaccgccagtcctctgtacagcaatctggtgtctggagaccacagaatgcaccttcccccgtaggtcgttccacctcttcctgatgtcatccct of the Pleurodeles waltl isolate 20211129_DDA chromosome 2_1, aPleWal1.hap1.20221129, whole genome shotgun sequence genome contains:
- the LOC138258108 gene encoding nicotinamide N-methyltransferase-like, with protein sequence MASSMSQKELFENYFHPRKFLETYFTRESEFFDDTTTKLFSNFIKLSSSGDVKGDSLTALCLGPYLQYILPLCNYFNEITFACADDKSIQEIKKWLKNEPDIMDYSHAMKMICELQGRGETLPEVEQMLRKKIRTVLECDVTSRNPLSPVIHPQADCLLLVHCLEHFVTNKKSYCEALKNVSSLVKPGGHLLMITKFCATFFMCGDFRFPIFCLEEGFLKDALKGAGYVIEEDHIYPRKTQSLFDVADFQYFAVLKARKVREI